Part of the Candidatus Chlorohelix allophototropha genome, TAGATAGCGATGAATTACTACGCGCAATCCAAACGCGCTTGAACAAGCAAGCCGCCATCAGCGAAGCCAATCAAAAGCAGTTTAAAGAATTGCTCGGCAAATTAAGTGACAGTTTACCCGAAGAATTCGTTGAACCGCTCTCGGTGATTATGATGTCTTCTGAGATTTTGATCAAGCACGCCGATACGATGAAGGCTGGTCAGTTGGAAGAGTTGGGTCAAAACATTAATCGTACCGCCACCCGCCTGAATCGTATGATCCAGAACCGTTTGCTGATTTCCAAACTTGAACTGCTGGCAAAAGAGCCTGCAAAAGTCAATTTATTGCGCAGCCTGCAAATTAATGAAGTCACTATGGCGGCGGTCAACGGCAGGTTCACAACGATGCTGAAGGAAAAGGCGCGCCAGCACCACCGCATGACCGACCTTGACTTGCAGTTAAACCCGGCGGCGGTGCATATCTCGGAAGAACATCTAAAGAGAATCGCAGAGGAACTGGTAGAAAATGCCTTTAAGTTCTCCAGAGCAGGTTCCGCAATTACAGTGGTGAGCGGTTACAACCAGCGGCGCGACCGTTATATTTTCGCAGTTTATAACTACGGTAAAGAGTTTGATCGAGAAATCTCAACCAAATTTTCAGGCGGCGGCATTTTTAAAGACTCTGATGATGCAAAATGTCTGGGCTTAACAGTAGTCAAACGCATTCTCGAACTTTACAACGGGGATCTGATTATAGACTACCTTTCAGGAAGGCAAACTGTGGTAGCAGCCCGGTTGCCGCTTTAATAATCCTCCGGTGGAGTATTCGTCTTAGCACATAGGTGACAACTTAAGGATTTGACGGACTTGTCAAGTACAAAATCAGGAATATTTAGCCGAATTTCGGTTCTGGTGCACAGGGTATGAAAATTTTCCAAGTTAGTAGCGTATTTAACTAATATTAGTTCACACTACCCTTACCCTTTCCACCGATTCACGCAAAATGCACCAGAACCTGAATTTCATACCAATTTTGGCTGATATGTTCTTAAGTTTCTCAAATGTGACTGCTTTGGCAATTACTACTCGGACAAAATACAGGCTTTTTGTTGCCAAACAATTATTTTTACCGAAGATTGACCACTTTGAGTATCATCGTAATCAGCTTGACAACTTCAGTGGAACCTTAAGTTGTCAACTATGGTCTTAGCACTAACCGGTTAATAGCACATAGCCTCACTAAGAGAGTGTAAAAAATGGACGAGAATAAATTAAATGTGAACGCGGCGGTGACAGATAGCAGCAATACCAATATGGATTTCACCATGCTATCAAATTTGTTAAAACTGGCAGACGGTAGCGAAGAATTTGTACTATCAATTGTCGAGCTATATTTGGAAGACACGGCAAAGTTACTCAAAGAGATAGATCATAATTTGATAGAGCATGATGCCAAAGCCCTTAAGTTTAATATACATACCATCAAGGGTAGTTCCGGGAATGTCGGGGCGCTTGCGGTTATTGCGCAATGTACCGAGATTGAAAACCAGCTAAGTGCCGGGGATTTAACCGGAATTGAGCCGATCTGTAACCGCCTAAAACTGGAATTTGAAAGAGTGAAAGACGTTTTGGAAGTAAATAACCTGATGCCTATTTTGGGATACTTACAATCTTTCGGGTAAAAGCGACGCTAAGGAAAAATCACAAACTTTTGAGCAAAAAGAGATGCTAAGCTATAGATCTTCAGGTTTGGTTTTGGAATCTTCTGGCAGGTTTTGTGCTTAACCATCGCCGTATTTTTCAAAAACCTTTTCTGAACATCTATATCAATTTTTAGAAATCCTCACCACCAATGCTAGTTTTACCGGGTTGGTGCCCAATATCACCTAGGAACAGGATACGTGTACCGATGAGTTAAATTGTCAAGGGGTCAGGGCCTGGATTTTGAAAAATTATAACGCCGAGGGAGTGAAACAGCCCATTGCTTCTATCTACGTTAGCCCCTCCCCACCGACTGTTTCACGGACGCAGGCGCGGTGCTGAATAAGCGCCGCTTTTCTTTTTTTAAGCATACACAAAACAAACCTGGTTGAAAGTAACACAACCAGCCAGCTTTACGTTTAGATTGTTCTCAGCGCTAACCAGCTACTTCCGTGGCTCGCGCTGCTACCAGGGTGTAAGCTTGCCCATTCCAGTTGAAACTGCTTATTTTATCCTCCAACTTCAAACATTGAAGCTTTTGGAGCAGGAATTCTCGAGTAGTCAACCGACCTCGCCCTTCCAATTTCAATTTGGCACCCCAGTTCATTAGTTTGCGGGCTACCAATTCCGGATTGCCAATCACCTCCTCTTCCTAGAACTTCTTTTCTGTACGATAGCAAAGCTCAGAATAGAATACTACCGTTCTCAAGCACAATTTTTGCTACAATAAAGATACTTCGGTGTAGATTTCTCTAAACTTTAGTTGCAGTAGAGGAGGTAATATGTCTGGAAATAGTGCGACTGAAATTGAGCATGTATCTGAGCTAATTAACCACCCCGACCCCTATAGCATCCCCTACGCAGAGTTGCAAGCCTTGCGTTTGAAACTCTTGCAAAAATGGTTCGACCAGAATTATCGGCAGATTCCTGTTTTACAAAGAGCCGCCGACCGCAAGGGCATTACACGTATCGAGAAAGCCGAAGATGCCATTCCCTTGCTTTTCTCGCATTCCACCTATAAGACTTACCCGGAATCTTTTTTGGAGAAGGGACAGTGGGATAAGCTGAACCTTTGGCTGGCTACTTTAACGGTGCATGGCGACAAATTAAAACAGATGAATACCGAAGGAATTTCGGGACTGGACGATTGGTTGTCAGCGGTGGAAGCGCAGGGCTTTGCTATGAGCGTCTCGTCTGGTACCAGTGGCAAACCCTCCTTTATTCCTCGAAGAGCCGAGGATGGGCCTCTTTTCTTCCGCAGTTTCATTACCATGCCCAAACTCGGACAGGGTTTTGATGAAGGTGTGCAAATACCCATTCTGCTAGGTTTCTTCCGAGAGGGATGGCACGTCTTGAACCTGTTTGCCAATGAATTGCTAAGGCAACTGCCAGATTGGGGAGTGACTTTTGCTTTTGATGGTCGTCTTTCTCCTACCACTATTCGTCAAGAAATTAAAATGCGTAGAATGATTGCGGAAGGGAAACTTTCACCCGACGAAGTAGCAGCTTTTGAGAAATTGGCAGAAGAGCAAAAAGCGATCAGAGGGGCAGTATTCCAGCAATTCATCCAGAAGGTGATGGTTAATAAGGGTAAAAGAATCTTTTTGCTGGCGCAAACCTCGGTGATGTATCAGATGGCAGCTAATGGCCTGGCGTTAGGGCTGGAAAATTTCTTCGCCCCCGACTCAATTATTATGCATGCAGGTGGCGCAAAAGGATTTAAACTGCCCCCGGATTATCAAGAACAGATGGCGCGTTTCTTTGGTGTTCCGCTGCAAAACGTGGTTAACTTTTATGCCATGTCCGAAAAAGGCTCTGCCTCCCTCTTTTGCCAGTACGGACGCAATCATGTTGCGCCTTGGGAAATTCCGCTTATCCTCGATCGGGAAGGGGAAAAGCTTCTGAATCCTGAGTTTGGTTCCGGCGAGGTAATTGTGGGTCGGTATGCCTTTGTTGACCTAGTAGCGCAATCCCATTGGGGCGGCGTAACCACTGGGGATCAGGTTAAGGTCAGCTTTGAGCGTTGTCCATGCGGTCGGGAAGGTCCGCAAATACTAGAGATTGCCCGTTATTCCGATCTGCCTGACGCTCCTGACGACGATAAATTATCCTGCTCTACCGAAATGGCATACTACGTCAATGTAGAAATGGAGTTGGGAGTATGAAAGAGGTGCTGGCGGAAGCCAGCGCCAAACCCATCCCGGTCAAGTTTTTCATACGGGGCGAATTGATTGAAGGTGCCGAGTTAGAATTTTCCGGCAGAGGAGGAGAGACAACTTTCGTTTCCGCCAACCCGTCCAAACTCCTGAATCGGATAGTTCTGCGCGACCCCCAATCGATGGTGAGCGATTTTAAAGGTTTGAAAACCTCTGATATTGTTGATTTTCTGGTAGCGTTGGGGGAAAAGTTGGAGTTTGACCGCAACCCCTTGATGCAAGAAGCGTGCCGTGTTTCCACACTCTTTAGCGGTCTAACCCCTTCTATCCTTGAAGGTTGTTATCGCCGGATTCCACTAGTTTTCTCGCGCCCGGCGTTAGAAAGCCTCGTGGAAAATGAAGTAGGCATCAACTTTTTAGATGGTTGGGTGGAAGTGCCTGTACCGTTGGGACGTGCTAAAGTGAGGGCTTATGGTGCGAAAACCCTGCACATTATCGCCGGGAATGTACCGCTGATTGCAGCAATTAGTGTCATTCGGGGGGCATTAATCAAAGCGGATAATATTATCAAACTCCCTTCCAACGACCCGCTTACCGCTACCGCTATTCTCACTACCATGCACGAGTTTGACCCCGGTCATCCGCTGGTCAAACATTTTGTTTCGGTTTACTGGAAGGGCGGAGATAGTCGGGTTGAGCGTCCTCTTATTACACCACAACATCTGGAAAAAATCATTGCGTGGGGCGGTCACAATTCGGTCAAGCATATCAAGAATCTAGTTGGACCGGGCATCGACCTGATTACACTTGACCCCAAATTCAGCATATCCGTCATTGGTGCAGAAGCCTTCACCTCGGAAGATGTGATGCGACAAGCGGCAGGGCGGGCGGCGTTAGATGCTGGCACTTTTAATCAAGAAGCATGTGTCAATTCCCGCACCCAATTTGTACAAACCACCCCAGAAAAGGCGGCTCGCTACGGTGAGTTGCTCTATCAAGCATTACAGGAACTGCACCCATCCATAAGCACTCGCCCCAAGCACTTTCCCGCGCACTTGCGAGAGAATCTGGAAAGTTTGCGCTATATGTATGATTTTTACCATGTGGCGGGGGGCGAAAAGGGTGAAGGGGCGGTTGTCACCAGTCTCACCGGTGACCCGGTAGATTTCTTCCCCTCCTGCAAGGTCGTAAATGTAATACCCTTTAACGAAATAACCGAGATTTTACCGCATATAACGGTTGCTACCCAATGTGTGGGGATTTATCCTGAACCTTTGAAAGAGGCGTTAATGGATTCGCTGGTAGCACAGGGAGTGCAACGCTTCGTTTCGTTGGGCAAAGCCACTGAGGGCGGTATCGGTGTTCCCAGCGATGCGATAGAGCCGATGCGGCGAGCCTGTAAGTGGATTGTAAATGAGATAGAGGCATAATAGAGAATGGAGAAATAAATGTACCACTACGTCGGAAAAACTGCGTTAATCACCGGAGCCTCTTCCGGTATCGGGGAAGTTTTTGCCAGAGCGTTGGCGAAGCGTGGAATGAACCTTATATTGGTTGCACGTACCGAAAGTAAACTGAGAGCTTTGGCACAGGAATTGGGCAGCCAATATAGGGTTAACGTGGAGGTGCTTTCGATAGACTTGGGAAATCCCGGAGCGGCGCAAAGTGTTCGCCAAACTACCCGCGATGCCGGGTGGCGGGTAGATTTATTGGTGAATAATGCCGGTTTTTCTACGCTTGGGGCATTTGAAACTATACCGCCTGAGTTGGAACAACAGTGCGTGATGGTGAATATCGCAGCTTTGTTGGATTTAACCCACGCCTATATTCCTGACATGCTAGAACAGGGCGAAGGGGCTATTATAAACATGGCTTCGGTGCTGAGTTTCGTAGGGGGCGGCAGACAAGCGACTTATGCCGCCACCAAAGCTTTTGTATTTTCCCTGAGCCAAGCGCTGTGGTCAGACTATCGGAAGCGTGGAATACGGGTGTTTGCGCTATGTCCCGGTCCGGTAGCTACCGGTTTCTTCGAGGTGATGGGGGCAGATGCAAAGCTGAATTTTATGGGGCTAATGGATAAACCGGAAAGAGTAGTAAAGGTCGGTCTAAAAGCTTTCGAAAAAGGAAAGCCCTATAAGTTGGTAGGCTGGTTTACCAAAGCAACGGCACTTTCTACGAGAATTCTGCCACGCACCTTGATGAGTCGGGTTGTGCATTTTATGACCGTTTTCATCTACAAACCTAATGGGAAAAGGCGGTAGTTGCGGATAAAACTGCACCATATGACCTTCCGTACAACATTGGAATAATTTTGGGCGGTAAGCTTGAAATGATGCTACTGCTTATTATCAGAAGCTCACCTTTCTAATATGACTTGAACGATCCAAAACTATTTGAAGTGTTTTATCCTACCCGAAAAAGCAAAACAGCGATTATCTTCTCACTAGGGGTTACTTACCGGAAACGGGAAGAAGTGGTTCATCCGCACTTTGTGTGGGTTTCATCCGAATTTTATGTGGGAACTTTTGGCGGAGCTAAACGTATATTAGATAAATCTCTCAAGGAACCTAAACCAAATGATAAGGAGCTAAATTTATACCTTTGAATCCTTTTGAATTTTTATTACCGGCTTCAACCGGTTTGCATCTCGATCGCCTGCTAGTACTAATCGACCAGGTTTTACTTCCGGGTAGCAAGAGAGCATTACTGCTCTCCCGACCCCGTGAATCTGCTCGTGCGAGTTTCCCCGCAAGCAGCTTGAGCCTCTACGAAGGTAGCTACGGTTGGCTAAACCACGCTTTTTTAATACCTTCATTACCGACTGATCGGTCATAATTTCCACTCTGACCTTGCCACTTTTATGCAATGGGCAGAAGAGCGCCCCGGCAGTGTCACCCCGTTGTCCTAACCAGACTGCCAGAGATTTAGCGGCTCCACCTTTGACATACACCAGCCGGTCTTTGCCGCCCTTGGCTCCTCTAAGGGAATTAAAAAGAAAAAGGTATCCTGAGGAACTGGTATAATCTTCTTCCGGTAAAGAGATTGGGAGAAGAAAAGTGGAATTAACCGAAAGCTTAAAAGAAACATTTATCACAACGGCTAAGCAACTAAAGGGTAGTGACCGACGAATATTTATGGCCCGGATTACCAGAGAATTAGGAGCAGGGGGTCAAACCAAGGCTGAAAAAGAGTTGGGTTGGAACCGTAAAACCTTAAGAAAAGGCACCAAAGAATTAGAAAGTGGGGTGCCTATTGTGGATAATTACCAAGCTAGAGGGCGTAAACGGGCTGAGGAACATTTGCCAAACCTATTGACAGATATGCAGGAAATAGTGGATAAGCAAAGCCAAACTGACCCTCAATTCAAGAGTAACCGGCTTTATACTCGCTTGAGTGCGGCAGAAGTAAGGCGACAATTGATCGCCCAAAAGGGTTACCTGGAGGAGGACTTGCCCACCGCTACTGCGATTGGCTACAAGCTAAATAAAATGGGGTATCATCCCAATCGAGTGCAGAAAAGTAAACCGAAAAAAAGATAGCCCAAACTGACGATATTTTCGAGGAAATCCACCAGGGCGGATAATGCCCCCAGCCAGTTGCGGGTCTCACTGGATGCCAAAGCAGTAGTCAAATTAGGGGATTTCAGCCGAGGAGGCAAGAACCGGGTAGCAGTAAAAACGCTAGATCACGATTTTAAGCCGGAAGGCACCGTTACCCCGGTAGGACTGCTCTTACCTGGTTTGGGAGAATTGTTTCTTTATCTGGTACTTTCCAAAGTGACGAGTGACTGCCTGGTAGATATTTTGGAACAGTGGTGGGAGCAGGTAAAAGCACGGTTCCCAGAGGTAGGTGAAATAGTGCTGAACCTGGATAATGGTCCCGAGAACAACAGCCGGAGAACTCAATTTATGTATCGGCTGGTGGAGTTCGGTAAACGAGAGGGTTTAACCATCACGCTGGCTTACTATCCACCCTATCATAGCAAGTGCAATCCGGTGGAAAGATGCTGGGGTATTCTGGAACAGCATTGGAATGGCGACATCCCAGACTGCCTGGAAACAGTGAAAAGATTTGCTCAGAGTATGTCTTGGAAGGGCAAGTTCCCTTATTGACAAGCTGTATCAAGCGGGGGTTAAGCTTTCTAGGGAAGCTATGGCTACAGTGGAAGGGTTTCTGGTTCGCCTGCCTACTTTGCCTAATTGGTTTGTTACCATTCCTTGCCCTGTTCTTGATCCGAATACTTAATTATTTTTGGTTCCCATTATATGCTT contains:
- a CDS encoding hybrid sensor histidine kinase/response regulator — translated: MTRILVIEDEEAIRDDILDLLEAEGFETTAAENGAVGVTTARLKLPDLIICDITMPVLDGYGVLEELRKTPETQLIPFIFLTAMVDKDHLRQGMNLGADDYLTKPVDSDELLRAIQTRLNKQAAISEANQKQFKELLGKLSDSLPEEFVEPLSVIMMSSEILIKHADTMKAGQLEELGQNINRTATRLNRMIQNRLLISKLELLAKEPAKVNLLRSLQINEVTMAAVNGRFTTMLKEKARQHHRMTDLDLQLNPAAVHISEEHLKRIAEELVENAFKFSRAGSAITVVSGYNQRRDRYIFAVYNYGKEFDREISTKFSGGGIFKDSDDAKCLGLTVVKRILELYNGDLIIDYLSGRQTVVAARLPL
- a CDS encoding Hpt domain-containing protein, translating into MDENKLNVNAAVTDSSNTNMDFTMLSNLLKLADGSEEFVLSIVELYLEDTAKLLKEIDHNLIEHDAKALKFNIHTIKGSSGNVGALAVIAQCTEIENQLSAGDLTGIEPICNRLKLEFERVKDVLEVNNLMPILGYLQSFG
- a CDS encoding acyl-CoA reductase encodes the protein MKEVLAEASAKPIPVKFFIRGELIEGAELEFSGRGGETTFVSANPSKLLNRIVLRDPQSMVSDFKGLKTSDIVDFLVALGEKLEFDRNPLMQEACRVSTLFSGLTPSILEGCYRRIPLVFSRPALESLVENEVGINFLDGWVEVPVPLGRAKVRAYGAKTLHIIAGNVPLIAAISVIRGALIKADNIIKLPSNDPLTATAILTTMHEFDPGHPLVKHFVSVYWKGGDSRVERPLITPQHLEKIIAWGGHNSVKHIKNLVGPGIDLITLDPKFSISVIGAEAFTSEDVMRQAAGRAALDAGTFNQEACVNSRTQFVQTTPEKAARYGELLYQALQELHPSISTRPKHFPAHLRENLESLRYMYDFYHVAGGEKGEGAVVTSLTGDPVDFFPSCKVVNVIPFNEITEILPHITVATQCVGIYPEPLKEALMDSLVAQGVQRFVSLGKATEGGIGVPSDAIEPMRRACKWIVNEIEA
- a CDS encoding SDR family NAD(P)-dependent oxidoreductase, coding for MYHYVGKTALITGASSGIGEVFARALAKRGMNLILVARTESKLRALAQELGSQYRVNVEVLSIDLGNPGAAQSVRQTTRDAGWRVDLLVNNAGFSTLGAFETIPPELEQQCVMVNIAALLDLTHAYIPDMLEQGEGAIINMASVLSFVGGGRQATYAATKAFVFSLSQALWSDYRKRGIRVFALCPGPVATGFFEVMGADAKLNFMGLMDKPERVVKVGLKAFEKGKPYKLVGWFTKATALSTRILPRTLMSRVVHFMTVFIYKPNGKRR